Below is a genomic region from Candidatus Binatia bacterium.
TCGCAGTGTCGTAGGAGTATCCGGAGCGCAACGGCAGCACGACGTGCACGCCGTACCCGCCCGTCGTCTTGACCAGCGGCTTCAGGCCGACCTCGCCCAGCAGATCGCGTACGCCCAGCGTCACCTCGGCCAGCGTCCGCAGCGTGCACTTCTCTCCCGGATCGAGATCGAAGATCACGAAATCCGGCTCCTCCAGCGCGGGGGCGCGCGAAGTCCAGACGTGCAGCACGATCGCTGCGAGGTTGGCCAGCAGGACGAGCGTCGGCAGATCGTTGCAGAGCACGAAGGTGATCTGACTGCGCAACCCGCTCGGTGTGGGAACGGTCACGCGCTCGACCCAGTCGGGAATGCCGCGCGGTATCTGTTTCTCGAAGAACGTTTCTCCGCCGATGCCATTCGGGTAGCGCTGCAGCGTGAGCGGCCTGCCCTTCAGATGCGGCAGCGCGTACTGCGCGACGCGCTCGTAGTAATCGATCAAGTCTCCCTTGGTGAAGCCGTCCTTCGGCCACAGAACCTTGTCGAGGTTCGAGAGCGAGAGCTCGCGCGATCCTACGCGCCGCGTCACGCGCGGCGGCGCCACTACATCTGCTCCGGTATTTCGGCGACGACGTCGCGCGCGGGCTTATCGGTACGAAGCCCGAGATACGCCGGCTGACGCAAGTAGCCGTCGCGCGTCCACTCCGAGAAGCGCACCTCGACGACCATCTCGGGAGACGTCCAATGCGGCGGCGGACGGACGTCGACGTCGTTGACGAAGGGCGAGGTCTTGCGCTGGAGCTTGTGCAGCCTGGCGGACAACTCGCTCAACAGCTTGGCGCTAAAACCCGTGCCGACCGATCCGACGTAGCGCAGCTTGCCCTTCTGATACACGCCGAGCAGCAACGCTCCGAATCCCTTGCGGCTGCCCTTCGGATCCGTCCAGCCGCCGACGACGAACTCTTGCTCGTGACCGGTCTTGATCTTCACCCAGTCGCGGCTGCGCCGCTCCTGGTAGGTCGAGTCGCGCTTTTTGCCGATGATGCCCTCGAGTCCGCGCTTGCGCGCGTTCTCGAAGAGCGGCTTGCCGCGATCGACGACGTGCTTGGAGTACAACACGAGGCCGTCGTTGCGAATTAGTCGCTCGAGCAGCGCCTTACGTTCCTCGAGCGGCTTCGATCGCAGATCGGTGCCGTCGGCGTAGAGCAGGTCGAACGCGACGTACGTTAGACCAGCTGGTTTCTTCTGCGACTCTTGCAGGCGCTGAAACGAGGAGCGTCCGTGAGAGTCGAGGCTCACGATCTCGCCGTCGACCATGACCGGAACGCTCGCGAAGGCCGTCGACAGCTCCGCCAGATCCGGGAAGCGCGCCAGCATGTCCAAGCCGTTGCGCGACACGAGCGACAGCTTCGCGTCGTCGATGGTGCAGAGCGCGCGATAGCCGTCCCACTTGATCTCGAAGAGCCACTCCGGATCGTCGAACGGCTTATCGACGAGCGTCGCGAGCATCAGCGCCT
It encodes:
- the ligD gene encoding non-homologous end-joining DNA ligase, which encodes MAPPRVTRRVGSRELSLSNLDKVLWPKDGFTKGDLIDYYERVAQYALPHLKGRPLTLQRYPNGIGGETFFEKQIPRGIPDWVERVTVPTPSGLRSQITFVLCNDLPTLVLLANLAAIVLHVWTSRAPALEEPDFVIFDLDPGEKCTLRTLAEVTLGVRDLLGEVGLKPLVKTTGGYGVHVVLPLRSGYSYDTAKVFAEIVARQAAQRLGESVTLQRTVAKRPQAAVYLDYVQVGLGKTIVAPYSVRARDGAPVSTPLHWSEVEALARRRAPTAPADEFAKMNIRTAPKRFEREGDLWGGALWKKQRLEGALAKAQRLWSEPG
- the ligD gene encoding non-homologous end-joining DNA ligase, with protein sequence MAAKQTSSRPGSLERYHKKRDFSQTPEPSGLRKGKAGSAAGRGKLRFVVQMHRATRLHYDFRLEAGGVLASWAVPKGPTLVPGDRRLAMHVEDHPFDYRDFEGNIPAGQYGAGSVIVWDRGTYKLAEGDDPAAEIAGGKIKFILNGKKLHGEFTLVKIKAREGESGEPWLLVKDRDQYDDPKYDPAKHPESVKSGKTLADIAADKRAPTWQSKPTARHATASRRRSSVKRDPLPHIKALMLATLVDKPFDDPEWLFEIKWDGYRALCTIDDAKLSLVSRNGLDMLARFPDLAELSTAFASVPVMVDGEIVSLDSHGRSSFQRLQESQKKPAGLTYVAFDLLYADGTDLRSKPLEERKALLERLIRNDGLVLYSKHVVDRGKPLFENARKRGLEGIIGKKRDSTYQERRSRDWVKIKTGHEQEFVVGGWTDPKGSRKGFGALLLGVYQKGKLRYVGSVGTGFSAKLLSELSARLHKLQRKTSPFVNDVDVRPPPHWTSPEMVVEVRFSEWTRDGYLRQPAYLGLRTDKPARDVVAEIPEQM